The genomic stretch GAATGTATCCCAAAAACTGTAGTTGGGAAGAATTTACATGGTCTATTACTTATGAGAAATGCAAATCACAAAAatgatttattaaatattttggagaTCTTAAGTTGATATTTAACATttccttttaaatgtttttctgatATAATAAAATCAAGTGTACTAATAATACTCTTCTAGATTTAAACACAGTATTTGGTTTACTAATACGCATCGCcctcacaccccccccccctttttttttaaactattaaaatgaATTCAGAGCAATtagtgaaaatatttttctctaCATAGAggttgaaaataaaatagattggAAAAAGAATAGACATTTGACTTGATTATTGCAGTCCCAAGTGCTCTTATTCTAAATGAAAATACTGTGCAATATGTGTCACTAGTGGGAAAAAAATTTAGATTAACTTTggaaaaaacaagaacaaaccaaaaaattatattaaaaatgtattttatttgtaaaaattaatcTGGTTCTTGAAAATTGTACACAGTATCTGAttcttttttaacatttaactttataaccaaaaaaaaatgatattcaaTTATCATTTCCATATCATGAAGAACAGCAACTACACCAGTACTTGGTAATTATGCATGGCGTACTGATTGTAAGTATTAGTGGCCAGGATACTGTTTGCTAAGAGTTAGTGGTCAAGAAAGGTTCATACTAAGTCCTGGCCCATAATACTAACAAATGTATCGTTTCTGTTGTCATAAGTTGAGCTTTGGCTATGTCAGCTGTTTCATTGCTactttgaccccccccccccccccaaacaattGTTTAAACCAATGAAAATGCAAAAATTGATAGATGTTtttcaaaagtaatttttatttaaaaaaaaaaatgatatacctacattttaaaatatccatCTGGATTGTTTAGAAAGTCGGCACACTAAACATGATTATCtgacaaataatttaaatattaccaTTCTAGCTTAtaatggcagatgatgtaaaggtcatctgtttcactgacctacggttaacacaaggaccaaccgcctttatttttccccaactaatgccaggtacccattagagctaggtggactaagaggcacccaaagatcctgaaattgaaaaacacagtcttcaccaggattcaaacccaggactcccagttctgaagccaagggctttaccactcagccactgcacctccttTATAATGTAAAGAGAACTTAAAATATTTGCACAGCAATGATTTTTctcaaaatcaataaaaaaattattattaaactaaattaaatacaatttatcaaattaaattaaaaaataaataacattagcGCTTGactaaatgtataaaaaataacGTGTTATTTAAgctagaaaaacattttttggatCTCATAATTCACAACATATGGTACCATTTGTTTTATTCACAATTATTTTATGGGTTTTCTTAACTatgaaaatttaatttgaataacACTATGGCAATGAGACTTAGCAAGTTAGTGGCATTTGTAGAACAAGACTACTCTTCACTACAAGAGAAATATCAGCAAGTTAATGATGAGAACTTTGCcgtaattaaattaattagtttCACCAGGAGGGACCAGTTTATATTTAGCCGTCTCACCACCACAGGACATGATGTGAGAAATAAGCTGATCGGATGTTCTCTTTCTGTGGATACAAAGGTACCTCTCCTGACCTTTGCCCCTGCTTTTGCTCTGCAGTTTGAACTTCCTGGATATGTCATGTATCACCTTTCTCTGCTCTGAGCTAAATTCATTTGAAAACATGAGATCTTCCTGGTCACTGGATGCAGCATAGTTCTGAATAACTTCCCTTACTCGCTTTCGAAACTCACCAGTGACTCCATTACCTGCATCAAGACCAAAACCCTGTCTGTTAAACACACTGGTCAGCGTTATAGGTTCTGAAATACCAGACCCATCTTTGCCAACACCACCCCCTGACCAACCCATTTTTCTAAGCATCTTATTTCCAATGTTACTATTGTCATTATAGATGACATTTGACTGCTCATTGATATGGCTCAACATTTCCTCTTTGGTAACTGTAAAATCTGAGTCTAccaccttttttattttaatagtcCAGCACAATTGTCTTAATTTTTTCAAACCTTCAGCTGCAGCCTCATTTTTAGCCTCAGGCTTCGTTACACCTTTCATGTCAGCCAAAACTTTACCCTCTATTTTCAGTATGCATCGAGAACAACCATCACCACAGGGCAAATAGTCATACTCTACAATCATCTGATTAAATGAAGCACTTCTTTCTAAAGTGCAAGTAGGCCGATTTTCTGAGTCAGGCATCAGTGGTTCAACAATTACAAAATCTTCTATTGGCTTGAACTCCCTAAAAAAATGTTGCTTCAAATTAAGTAAATCATTATTTGTAGAATCCTCTCGTCGCTTCTTTGCAGTATTTGTTTCTACTTTCTCTGAGTTTAAAGTTGGGGACAGTGTGTCAACTCTCTGTGAGTCAGAGGAAAAAGGTGTTACTGATGCATGCAATTCAGCACTGGATGGATCATCAAGGTTGACTAGACGAAGGTAAGGCATAAAAATCTTTTGCAAAGCAGCTTCATAAGCATGAATCCTGGCATTCTTCATTTCATATTCTTCACCTGAAGCTATCTTTATGCCATTCAAAAAAACATGACATATAACTGgattattgtttttcttcttgatTTTGTTCTTGGATCGTGTCCGAGGATTTTTACTGCTTGTAATAGTGAGAGGCACTTTGTTAACTGCTGCTTGCAATCTTTCTATCGTGTTGAGGCTTAAAAAGTTTTTCAGAGCCATTACTTCATAGGCCAACTTTCGAAATTTAATGAGATTAACATCTTTTTCCGCTTTCCAAGCAGCAAAGTATTCCTCCTTGGAAAAGAGTGGTTGTGCAGTTGATACTTTGGAAGGTATTTTGGACGTGACAGCCACTTCAGTTTTAAGCTGTTCAATGTCTTGTGCTTGAACAGATCCAGCTGCTTTGTCATCAATATGATCAGGCAAAAGCAATAAAGGTTTCACCCAGCTACCACTGTCCCCTGGATTGTCAACCCTTTCGAGCATCGTCATCTTTTCTTCTGTAGAATCTCTTGTTTCTATTTTCTGATTGTCTGGACTGAGACTCTCAGAGGCCTTGACAAATTGTATTTCTTTGCTTGACGCAGCTTTACCCTTACGCTTCCTAGTTCCACTCAAAGGATGATGGTTATAAAATGCATTAGACTTTGTTTGATACACATTCTCAGTCTGGCTGTTGTGAGTATCTGCATTGTCTGAAATTCAAGCAAAAAAAGACAAGTTCATATTTAACTATTCACATGTACATTACTCGAATGCGTTATATTTGTTAGGCATGggtgttaattttattttttttggcagCCTAAAGGAAACAGAGAAGATGAATTTAGTGTTCAAGTGATTTTTATTTGGGAAACAATCATTAATATAAACATATGTTTATATCACATCATTGGTAGTTTAAGTTAGTATTCATCAGAACAAGACCATGCCAAATTAGATTGCTGAGATGCTGACATTACCAATAATGACTTCTGCTAATATGCTTTAGGTTCTCAATAAGACCAGAAAAGATAAGCAGTGACATAGGCATAGAAAGttgtgttaatattagaagatattacgtcattgtttgttgtttatgttttatgcgaaagcaaagaatcggacggaaataaaaagttagttatatatgtctaccttgataaagacagtctcgttatttcattattaattagtaacgtctacagtaatttattattaatctgtgactacagaacatggatgtgatgatagcttcaaaaggaaggatgtgttaatattagaagatattacgtcattgtttgttgtttatgttttatgcgaaagcaaagaatcggacggaaataaaaagttagttatatatgtctaccttgataaagacagtctcgttattatcattattaaatagttacgtctacagtaatttattattaatctgtgacaacagaacaaaaGTAGTGAAGTGACTagctttcattatttttattcgatatttactttatttaaaaagatataaatacaatatatagatctataataagaATGCATTCTAAGGaatctttaaagaaaataattaattacttttattaccAGAAGCTTTAATAAATGATGCAGAATAAATTTCTTTTCTTGCTGCTGCTTTTTCCTTCTCCACCTCTTCTAAAATACCAGCACTTCTTTCACTGAGCTCTTTCATTACTTCCAGTGGATATGAACATCCATATACTGCAACATTTACAAGACAGCGAGAAAGGCAAAGAAGCCTATCAAGACTCAGACTGTCAAAGTTAGATAATAGAAATTTCCTTCTAATACTCCACTCAGTGCTGCTTTCAAATTCATCACGAAGATTATCTACATCTAATGATGGTGGATCTTTAGCCATATCTTCTGCTGGCTGAACTTTTCTacgctaaaagaaaattaatagattattagtaaaatattataaataaaacaatgtgtgtgcgtgtttgcaTGTGTTACAGCCAAAGCCTGAAATTGTCCAATTCGCAATCTGGCCAGCCCTTTCCCTATTAgccatttttttcttcagattgAGAGGCCAATGCTCAAAATGACTGGCCTTTTTGCCACATTTACAAGACAGCAAGAAAGGCAAAGAAGCTAGAGATAATTGGCCAGAGTCATGAGGAAATGATCATAAGGAGATTTTGTGagggttttattttaaataccataatgataataacatgaaatattaaaagatctgtctaattgatttatttcagAAAATTATCAATTTGTATTACTTTTTACAACAAGATGatcatatatttataaaaagacaTTTCGAATTACACAACagattgttatttttaaatctgcatCGATTTGTTAAGCACTTGTATCTAGTGTAATAGCATCGGCTGTGGCATCGGCCTTCGTTCAGTAATTGTAGAGATGCAAACAAAACTAAGTATGTATAAGAACTTTTCGTTGTCTagaattgatatatatatatataatatgtcaacTTTATTAAACAACCATCATTGTAACTTAACAGGAAAGCATGCATATTATATAGAAAAGTATTGTGCACACAGGCGACAGTTAAATAGACTATTAGATAGTATCATAAGTATGCAACATTTGGCACCTACAGCATAATTTTGCTTCTTGAAGTTCTGTCGataactatattatatataatatatagatcagtATAATCtattctatagtctatagtactAGCTTTCCACCAGCTTTGCCTGTGGATTTGTTCCCAGTAATAAAATTGAGTAATCCCAGTCCCAGgctaagtagatctatcatctagattctagtaagtaagtattgttttaaatgtttattttttctagACTAGAAGTACTAAGTAAGGCCTATGCTATGGCTATGTTAGTATGTATGATTACTATGAttatatgatctagatctatcagaatctatctagatctaaatctagattctagatcctcTCTATtctctataatatataattatatagacaATATTTTTGAATATACTATTTTATATATACATCTACATCTATATGCTAGTACTAGTAATAGTattactatataaatataatataagtctatattataaaataatatataattatataataaataatagtataacaattataatacatctagaattagatttatagatctatattacctaaaataataaagatctagatctagtcaattctagtctatataaatcactagatctactctagagaCAGTACTCGTCTCTGACTATTGTTTACATGTAACCGATATTTGTTCTCAATGAAAAAATGGACATACTAAAATACGAAAAGTAAAAGTTGAGAAGCCGAAATGGTTCAAAATGACACAaatctaaataatatataaactctAGAAATATGGATCTAGAGGCGCCGtggtatagcgcttggcttAGGAATCGGGgatccctggttcgaatcctgggattttttaaatttaagattagtcgttgtactggccacatgacacctttgttaaccgtgggccacagaaatacatggtcttttcatcatctgccctataagaTCTAGATAGCAAATTTcggttacaaaaacaacaacagattcCAATGTGTTATAATCTGCATTATGGGTCATTATACAGAAGCTGTTGCTGCTTTCCCGTCTTCTTATTTGGTAGAATGTGGATTCAGTGCAGATATGCGAGCCTCGAATcgtcacaaataaaaaaaaaaaaaacaactgagcATACATTTGTGGTAGTGGAGATTACCAGTTGCTACTTACAAACATTATAAGCTGATCtataaataatttcttaaatGTCATCTAAGTCATTACTCTTCCCCCTCacccattttattttaaacaaatttatatcAATAAACAATCCttgaacaaattttttttttttttattggtaactcatgtaggcctactatgcaTTTATATATGTAGGAGTCTGTTATGGCACGTTTTGTAAGGggtcttatcttatacaatacagacgttacttcagaaaagaagatgattaggctAATAtatacgtcctacacgtcatgcatctaatcatgcatgttaaccaatgacttatattctgccaagtcactggttttcctggctggttcagGCAAACCATTCCGTGCTCTAGTGGCACTAGCGAAATtaagaaggaacatttgtacaaatttggcatatggaacgaggaatgtgcggtaaaactttacatcgcagGACCCTTATGAAGAATGTTACGCAAGTGGCAGCACCGCGCTGTCTATCGCTACGGTAATCAGGTCACAAGGTCACTACCGGCTAGACGGTGTCGGTAGtatcatgtaggcctaatagttcgtgatagatctagtcattcgcTAATGATATGAAAACTCTGGATctatattatgtaataaaaaaaatatttaaaaggctataaaaaataaataatgagaatgaattaatctttatttttttaatttgttttttttttgtttgtgtcacAAATGTATGGTACCGTTATCCTATATATGTAcgggttataggcctatatatatttatatatttttgctgacactatttattttttttaaaattattattttttaatttattgatttaatgtaattttactttaaaattaaagtaaaccaTAGTCTATGAAGTAAACCAATCATATTGGGTTTCGTATATGTGCaacatattctttattttattttattatatttatctgAAATCCACGCATTTTCAATAACAGTAGCTAGATGGGTATATACCGCTAGATGTTTATGAAGAGTAGTGTGTAGCCTAACATATGCTCGCCCCTCCTCCTTTCACATTCTGGACTTGGAACCAGACAACGGAGGAGTTACCGGCATTTTAACTAaaatgtaactgttttttttttttttttttatttaaagccgGTAGAGGAGACATATGCTATACAATACAAAGGCTCAGTGCTGatgtaaatgaaataagttGCAGCTGCATTTAAACCGTATAAacgaatatagatataaaaaaaagagatgaaagcTAAGCCTAAACTAGAAGATGTTCAAATATAAGAATATTTGTGATTCAGTTCTAACGTGTGGCTCTCAAGCATAAAATTTaagaaagtaggcctacactggAGTCACAGTGGAAATAACACGCTAAAAATTTACcccacaactaaaaaaaatccagtTTCATTGAACAGTGGTCTTATTTCTGCCAGATCtctacaaatcttttttttttttttattatttcaagttGTGAAATCCACCGTAAAACATACAACGCTCAAATATTAATTGTATAGAGGCTTTTGTGTAAAGAAAGATACATAGATTACCATGACCATGATGTCCACTTTTGTCTTCGGGAACCGATAATAAATGAGCGCTCGGTATTAATTTGGGATAGACATAGTTTCGAGCTACATCATTAATTGTATGTATGAAGAATGATATATTTAAACTATAGCGACTACTTTTATGTCCACATAGGCTTCGCAAATgtcataattaaattaaatacttatttcaGCTACACTAGAGTGAGACTAGAAGCAACTCTAAGGCTTTTACATAAAACCAGTGAAGTGAATTGATATCAACTGTATTAATAGATAATGATAACATATGTCTCCCCATTTTCTACACTGATGTTTAAGTGAATTACAGCTAGGTACCAATTTatgatcaaagaaatatttatagataCAAAGTCAAGTGACGTAAGTTGTAACTTCCAATGTAATAAAGTAAGCATTAAGTGAATAGGaaactatgaaaaaaataatcagttggGAAAGTGAGAAGCAGATAAGCTAACGGAATCTATTATGTCATGACATGAAACTATATGAGACAACTAAAGAATTGAAAAGATTGAAACTCACACTGGGTTTTGTATCCGAATCAATCAGgaataaaaaattgaaagcGACGATGCGATGTTCACTGTTGGATAGCTTGATAATAAACTGCCCTAACTAAAACGTGGACACGTGACTTAAGACAAACAAACCAATCATGCAAATCTGTCGTGGGTTATCCAAATGTGTGTGATTTGACCATTTAAGTGAGGGTTACATGAAAAAACAGCAGGGGGAGGGATGGGTGGATGTTGACAGTCTAGCATGTGGCGAGGGAGTTACGCAACATGTCCATCTGTCTTATATGGCCTGCGGGCTCatgatgtattgtatgtattgaGTATGTAAACCTACATTTAGTACTTAAATAGATTCATGTATCTTCAACTGtatagcttttaaaaagaaacattttagatatataGACAGAGATGAGGTAGAGAGataaaggatagatagatagatggatagagagataaatagatagagagagagataagttagacagagagaggatagataggtagagagagggatagatagagagaggatagataggtagagagagggatagatagagagatagagataagttagacagagagaggatagataggtagagagagggatagatagatatatagatagagataagttagacagagagaggatagatagagagagagggacagatagagaaaggatagatagatagagagagataagttagacagagagaggatagataggtagagagagagatggatagatagagagagagatggatagatagcgagagataagttagacagagagaggatagataggtagagagagagggatagatagatagagataagttagacagagagaggatagataggtagagagagagagggagggatagatagagaaaggatagatagatagagaaaggatagatagatagagagggatagatagagagagagagagagaagttagacagagagaggatagataaatggatgcatagaaagagagatacgtagattttgtttatttatttagctaattattagaataattaaataaaaagtgtgtttatttaaataagctatataaaaatcccatttgtatagttatttgaaacattttcaccATTTCCTATTTATTTTCTACGCGTGCTTTACTGCCCCGTCGGCGTTGTGTCTTACCGTAACCAACGTATAGGATCTCTGTTCTCCGGCGCAATAGTTCTTCTCACGTCTGCTATCAAACTCGCTAGACGGTCGGCCATAAAACACGGACATATtgactctccccccccccccccaataaaaagTGGGGTCAATTAGCCTGGTAAGGGGATGGTATCAGCATCATACTTACTTCTATtcggtgctttttttttttctaaagaaataggtgccggtactcactaataaattaataataaacgttaaaatacaagagaagtaatattttttcccaaaattgaaaaaggtgccggtacgccgtataTACATTCTATTTACATACATGCGAATGTTTGCTCTTTCCCTACGGCTATGTGGCTATCGCCCTCTAATCTTgtccacttttttttaacatatctaTGCCATCCAGCAATTAAGGTCAATCCTCTTAATACCTACGTCGTTCCTTTCCTCCATTTCTCCCCATTGGACAGTTTGGCACATGACATAGCGCTAGACAGAatggagcccccccccccaccacctaCCAACCCCGACCCACCCTCACAGACACCTAAGTAATaatctcatttgtaagtgatacattttgttcaacaggcctgtttgtaactttgttttgttacagaactataattccaagctctaaacaaaaaaaaaatgtgggaggagaaattaagtggaccaattagattatACTCTAAATTTTTGGCaattttaggattcaagcataaattgtgagtgaTAGTCCCAAATGTATTAATACAATAGAAAAtacacgtcttgcccatctgcttcctAATTGCGGCGCCatatattcctgggccgtccctatctttctctttttaagtCTGTCGAGTATGATGATAGTCagtctgttgtaaatattatccTTCTCTTCCTCTTCACTGTCATTTGTTGTTAAGACAATATCTAAGTTAATCCTCTTCTTCACTGAATGGAATGAGGCTGTTATTATCCGTGCTCCATGCGCTTCTCATCCTATAAGTGCCCTCTGAGCCCGCTTAGACAGCATTATACCGTAATGTGTAATTCTTGGAGGATCGTGTTTCAAATCAGGAGCTTTGAAACTGGATACaacagctccctgattgaccctttAGGTCgatgacctatgctggtagctcagcTTCAATACTCACAACGTCATCGCAGGAGACTTTAATGCTAAGTCTCAGCAGTGGGGCTATGATTCAACCGACTCGTCGGGACATAAAATCCACGAACTTCTAAATAATTCTAATTTGTTCTGTCTGCAAAATAAACATACTCCCCCAACTCTATACCATACCGGAAATGGCAGCCAATCTAGACCAGACCTTACTCTAATCACAGCTAATTTAGAATCACATACTCAGTTTCAAGTCCTAGATGACATTGGAAGCGACCATAGACCCATACTAGTCACAATTGCCCTCTCAGAGGCCAGTGGTGTAACCCCAAAAGCCCCGCGTAGATGGAGTTACACCAAGGCGAACTGGCCAGCTACGAGGCTGTCCTGTACACTTTTCATAGcctttcttaatgatttgcccagctcactacggtccaaaaaactgctatatgctgacgatattgtcctctggtcaaccgggaagaaagccgaccaaatccaggcggcacttcaagcagacctccataccatctcctcgtattgcgacaaatggcagattcagataaacgttgccaaaacgacctggtccctgttcagcctaggaatcgacatccttaaggctccattcgagcttcaactcggtgggctgcgactccagcgtgaaaatacgccaaaatatctaggggtgaccctggatagaaaactgtcaatgctccagcacgcccaggaagttgaacgaaaagcctcggagaagttagcgttactaagaaagctggccagcacaaagtggggcgccaaagctgacatgctacccacctcaatcttagtgcgacagtggagagagaggaaccgcatcaaaatgcgatcgttcctacaTATAGCGGTCAATTTGTCAAATTcagctggactctccactgatagaatccctattaggagaatcagtacgtgccctccgtggaggagattgccggccccacaaataaacctgtccctgatagggcaagagggagccaccaagaggcgattaacacctgccattctccaaaatttggcatccataactataaaatcctacccatcagatgccatattctgttataccgatgggtcggtaatgagagaccccgatagatcggggtatggggcccttattgtctacccgaccggactgaaccagataggctctctggtccatgcggctacgctgcatgctccatggatgccgaacttacagggataactagggcgttcgaggccattagggcccgaatgctccaacgcgagactagcgccactacggtggtgttggtcactgactctcgctccagtctcctagttatgggtggcggcgggggagggtcgcccgtaatagaagaggcaatcggcgccgcagataacatccgccgagctattggagctgtcgtttttatgcagtgggcgccttcacattgcggcgtgaggggcaatgaaacggcagacgccctcgcaagggagggtgcaatggcagccacacacctcgaagcaccaagcacgtacttacaagcaacggcacaaatccgagcactcattcatgagaagtggttaaaatcctgggaggaatccgacagagcacgtggtgtctggcagcgcatgcgtcacccagatcgcgacgatccatggtggcgactgaggaggtcagagcagtcaatagttgcgcagtgcaggacggaacattgtcctattggggcatactttgcccggttccgcactaactttgactcccgatgccgtcactgtggagagagcgtcgaaacagtgtcgcatgtcttgtacgagtgtccccagctccgcgagctaaggggggacttgcctgtgcagtcactcgacttgtatggtagctatgaggcactacgccggacggctaagtttcttgccagagcactacgggaggactagtccttcctgctctgatttttcaataggagttcatctcaggtagcTCAGCTCGACCAGCCGATTGActcagagcgggccatctgggctaCAGGACTAGAGGAACTTTGAAccatttttttgacgcaccctgtagTTTACCCTTACGGCtcaggcccccccccccacaagaTACCCGCCCAGGTCCCCGCGCACTGCTGGATTTGAATTTTTCCATTCACTCCAAGCACACCAAAAGTTACCTAATTTAGTTGGCGTCTATAAACCTTTGCATTTTATACTAGGTTCACAAACTAGAAAACGCAcagctttgtaaacattttatagaGATTTTTGGACGTGTATCTTAGTTTATTTCGGCTTAGCTTAGTCGAGGAGTAGAGAAAATCTCAAATATTTGGAAGTAGCCTATTccgtaaaaaaattatctacttATATGATGCTAGGGTCACTTGACCTAAACAATAAAGAACTTGAAAAACCAAACAGCGGACCTGGAAGAAGATGGATCTCCAGCTGTTCGGCGCCAGGATTATCCGACCTTCACCATCATCAGTACAAGGAACGTCAAGACCATTTACGAGACTGAGAAAACTGCAAGTGGCAGCAAAGATGAGAAACATAAACCTTCATCTTAAGAATCAGCGAGTCAAGTTAGactctctccaactgtccccacgtcttgcccatctgcttgacatctgcttccaaattgcGGCACCatatattcctgggccgtccctatCTTGACGACTACAGGTATAAACAAATAGTTTGAGAACATCGCGCAGGATGGACAACAGGACAAACTgagcgtgctggtacgaacctcGCCGATAGCGAAAGAAATGAAGTTGCCATAAAAAAGGGGATGCACAAAAAAGCAGCCCTGTTAGATAGCCCTAAAACAGGAGCATTCAGACATACGAACAGTGGCTAACTTTGCCGCTTCGGAATC from Biomphalaria glabrata chromosome 9, xgBioGlab47.1, whole genome shotgun sequence encodes the following:
- the LOC129928137 gene encoding uncharacterized protein LOC129928137 isoform X3 codes for the protein MAKDPPSLDVDNLRDEFESSTEWSIRRKFLLSNFDSLSLDRLLCLSRCLVNVAVYGCSYPLEVMKELSERSAGILEEVEKEKAAARKEIYSASFIKASGNKNNADTHNSQTENVYQTKSNAFYNHHPLSGTRKRKGKAASSKEIQFVKASESLSPDNQKIETRDSTEEKMTMLERVDNPGDSGSWVKPLLLLPDHIDDKAAGSVQAQDIEQLKTEVAVTSKIPSKVSTAQPLFSKEEYFAAWKAEKDVNLIKFRKLAYEVMALKNFLSLNTIERLQAAVNKVPLTITSSKNPRTRSKNKIKKKNNNPVICHVFLNGIKIASGEEYEMKNARIHAYEAALQKIFMPYLRLVNLDDPSSAELHASVTPFSSDSQRVDTLSPTLNSEKVETNTAKKRREDSTNNDLLNLKQHFFREFKPIEDFVIVEPLMPDSENRPTCTLERSASFNQMIVEYDYLPCGDGCSRCILKIEGKVLADMKGVTKPEAKNEAAAEGLKKLRQLCWTIKIKKVVDSDFTVTKEEMLSHINEQSNVIYNDNSNIGNKMLRKMGWSGGGVGKDGSGISEPITLTSVFNRQGFGLDAGNGVTGEFRKRVREVIQNYAASSDQEDLMFSNEFSSEQRKVIHDISRKFKLQSKSRGKGQERYLCIHRKRTSDQLISHIMSCGGETAKYKLVPPGETN
- the LOC129928137 gene encoding uncharacterized protein LOC129928137 isoform X1 gives rise to the protein MSVKCFTRVLEVASELMIIYFLVQTSPRMMGDGSRQGLNLGPLRSPNESTAHKLHNQAPSLRRKVQPAEDMAKDPPSLDVDNLRDEFESSTEWSIRRKFLLSNFDSLSLDRLLCLSRCLVNVAVYGCSYPLEVMKELSERSAGILEEVEKEKAAARKEIYSASFIKASGNKNNADTHNSQTENVYQTKSNAFYNHHPLSGTRKRKGKAASSKEIQFVKASESLSPDNQKIETRDSTEEKMTMLERVDNPGDSGSWVKPLLLLPDHIDDKAAGSVQAQDIEQLKTEVAVTSKIPSKVSTAQPLFSKEEYFAAWKAEKDVNLIKFRKLAYEVMALKNFLSLNTIERLQAAVNKVPLTITSSKNPRTRSKNKIKKKNNNPVICHVFLNGIKIASGEEYEMKNARIHAYEAALQKIFMPYLRLVNLDDPSSAELHASVTPFSSDSQRVDTLSPTLNSEKVETNTAKKRREDSTNNDLLNLKQHFFREFKPIEDFVIVEPLMPDSENRPTCTLERSASFNQMIVEYDYLPCGDGCSRCILKIEGKVLADMKGVTKPEAKNEAAAEGLKKLRQLCWTIKIKKVVDSDFTVTKEEMLSHINEQSNVIYNDNSNIGNKMLRKMGWSGGGVGKDGSGISEPITLTSVFNRQGFGLDAGNGVTGEFRKRVREVIQNYAASSDQEDLMFSNEFSSEQRKVIHDISRKFKLQSKSRGKGQERYLCIHRKRTSDQLISHIMSCGGETAKYKLVPPGETN
- the LOC129928137 gene encoding uncharacterized protein LOC129928137 isoform X2, with the protein product MSVKCFTRVLEVASELMIIYFLVQTSPRMMGDGSRQGLNLGPLRSPNESTAHKLHNQAPSLRRKVQPAEDMAKDPPSLDVDNLRDEFESSTEWSIRRKFLLSNFDSLSLDRLLCLSRCLVNVAVYGCSYPLEVMKELSERSAGILEEVEKEKAAARKEIYSASFIKASDNADTHNSQTENVYQTKSNAFYNHHPLSGTRKRKGKAASSKEIQFVKASESLSPDNQKIETRDSTEEKMTMLERVDNPGDSGSWVKPLLLLPDHIDDKAAGSVQAQDIEQLKTEVAVTSKIPSKVSTAQPLFSKEEYFAAWKAEKDVNLIKFRKLAYEVMALKNFLSLNTIERLQAAVNKVPLTITSSKNPRTRSKNKIKKKNNNPVICHVFLNGIKIASGEEYEMKNARIHAYEAALQKIFMPYLRLVNLDDPSSAELHASVTPFSSDSQRVDTLSPTLNSEKVETNTAKKRREDSTNNDLLNLKQHFFREFKPIEDFVIVEPLMPDSENRPTCTLERSASFNQMIVEYDYLPCGDGCSRCILKIEGKVLADMKGVTKPEAKNEAAAEGLKKLRQLCWTIKIKKVVDSDFTVTKEEMLSHINEQSNVIYNDNSNIGNKMLRKMGWSGGGVGKDGSGISEPITLTSVFNRQGFGLDAGNGVTGEFRKRVREVIQNYAASSDQEDLMFSNEFSSEQRKVIHDISRKFKLQSKSRGKGQERYLCIHRKRTSDQLISHIMSCGGETAKYKLVPPGETN